The Prunus persica cultivar Lovell chromosome G7, Prunus_persica_NCBIv2, whole genome shotgun sequence genome has a segment encoding these proteins:
- the LOC18770139 gene encoding protein SPEAR1, giving the protein MGSSYFGEPNMGNDQRGGGNGGGGSSSSSSSRKGKKSNSDKPKQPQRGLGVAQLEKIRLHGQLGCTYHPSLHSPYSTNFTNDETRVQTAYSSIPSSSFSSSSSSTSSSLSYGFHPNIMMGLGEYERANIIYGGDNSPHSSTARWDVHSNAILDTQHFVQPSMTRHLLNPPPVEDSQHNKSKKHRSSSMGSSSQNSESSDTQELDLELRLSL; this is encoded by the exons ATGGGGAGCAGTTATTTTGGGGagccaaacatgggaaatgatcaaagaggaggaggaaatggaggaggagggtcttcttcttcttcatcttcaaggaaaggaaagaagagtAATTCAGACAAGCCAAAGCAACCTCAGAGAGGGCTTGGAGTGGCTCAATTGGAGAAGATCAGATTACATGGCCAATTGGGTTGCACTTATCACCCCTCCCTCCACTCTCCCTACTCCACTAATTTCACCAAC GATGAGACAAGAGTGCAAACAGCTTATTCATCAATACCCTcatcctctttctcttcttcttcatcctctACATCTTCTTCACTCTCTTATGGTTTCCACCCCAACATCATG ATGGGGCTTGGTGAATATGAAAGAGCAAATATCATATATGGTGGAGATAATTCCCCACATAGTTCAACAGCAAG ATGGGACGTCCACAGTAATGCCATCTTGGACACCCAACATTTTGTGCAACCAAGCATGACGAGACACCTTCTCAATCCGCCTCCAGTAGAG GACTCTCAGCACAACAAGAGCAAAAAACATAGAAGTAGCTCGATGGGTTCAAGCAGTCAGAACTCTGAATCAAGTGACACTCAAGAGCTAGATTTGGAGCTCAGACTCTCACTTTAA
- the LOC18769883 gene encoding LOW QUALITY PROTEIN: uncharacterized protein LOC18769883 (The sequence of the model RefSeq protein was modified relative to this genomic sequence to represent the inferred CDS: inserted 1 base in 1 codon; deleted 2 bases in 1 codon), giving the protein MKAADLTSSFQVNMTPVIPYSISNVSHIPGTAFTARKNDCLTKFSISRKSTRHTLSPKSFLLPFSTSIKLHPLYNSRCPVHHRSRIPVSAAGTDVAVEEADSPVADAASIEALDNSSDGSPSPSQSRRTKPVRKSEMPPVKNEELVPGASFTGKVRSIQPFGAFIDIGAFTDGLVHVSQLSDSYVKDVGSVVSVGQEVKVTLVEANTETGRISLTMREGDDGSKPQQRKDASASSDRAGPGRRSSPKKGDRKNEVRKTTKFVKGQDLVGTVKNLVRAGAFISLPEGEEGFLPTSEEADDGFANALGETSLEVGQEVNVRVLRTTRGQVTLTMKKEEDALKSDSQISQGVVHTATNPFVLAFRENKDIASFLDEREKIEKAAKTIATQKSSEELEGKVNESESNISEVLDEQASSDKGTLGIPSAVNETVENDGADVGTNDNALSISVNNKEDQESPVSGSIETLETTVQTIEKEEVNSDILAPEGSISTTGSIIKEPPSTDGVENDANADPSSEIANHTLPSESPTVEEVVEGQVDDTIVKDELQIQPPASESEIPSTSITKETKESQATKAVDDVPENIREEVQIQTPAAESELPSISQVEDDKVGSTPERNGGVSNSNGETDNPSPKESVTKETISPALVKQLREETGAGMMDCKNALSETGGDIVKAQEFLRKKGLASADKKASRATAEGRIGSYIHDSRIGILLEVNCETDFVSRGDIFKELVDDLAMQVAACPQVHYLATEDVPEEFVNKEREIEMQKEDLLSKPEQIRSKIVDGRIRKRLEELALLEQPYIKNDKVVVKDLVKQTIATIGENIKVKRFVRYNLGEGLEKKSQDFAAEVAAQTAAKPAPTGGKEQPAAVEAKETVEKAPTVAVSAALVKQLREETGAGMMDCKKALSETGGDLEKAQEYLRKKGLSSAEKKSSRLAAECRIGSYYHDSRIGVLVEVNCETDFVGXSEKFKVLVDDLAMQVVACPQVQFVSIEDIPESIVTKEKELERQREDLLSKPENIRERIVEGRISKRLGELALLEQPFIKDDSLLVKDLVKQTVAALGENIKVRRFVRFTLGETVEDAKAEAAAEA; this is encoded by the exons ATGAAAGCAGCAGACTTAACCTCTAGTTTTCAAGTCAATATGACGCCTGTGATTCCATATTCCATAAGCAATGTCTCACATATTCCTGGAACTGCCTTTACTGCAAGAAAGAACGACTGTTTAACAAAATTCAGTATTTCAAGGAAATCCACAAGACATACTCTATCCCCAAAGAGTTTTCTTTTACCTTTTTCAACCTCTATCAAATTGCATCCATTGTACAACAGCAGGTGCCCTGTACATCATAGATCTAGAATCCCTGTATCTGCCGCAGGAACCGATGTAGCAGTTGAGGAAGCTGATTCACCAGTTGCAGATGCAGCTTCTATTGAAGCCTTGGATAATTCCTCCGATGGCAGCCCCAGCCCATCTCAATCTAGGCGTACAAAACCTGTTAGGAAAAGTGAGATGCCACCTGTGAAGAATGAGGAGCTGGTTCCGGGTGCTAGTTTTACTGGGAAAGTAAGATCAATCCAACCATTTGGCGCTTTTATTGATATTGGAGCTTTCACTGATGGCCTTGTACATGTTTCGCAATTGAGTGATAGTTATGTTAAGGATGTTGGAAGCGTTGTTTCTGTTGGGCAAGAGGTGAAGGTGACATTAGTTGAAGCCAATACAGAGACTGGGCGGATCTCTCTCACTATGCGTGAAGGTGACGATGGCAGTAAGCCGCAGCAAAGGAAAGATGCTTCTGCTAGTAGTGATAGGGCTGGACCTGGTAGAAGGAGTAGCCCAAAGAAAGGTGATAGGAAAAATGAGGTGAggaaaaccacaaagtttgtTAAGGGACAGGACCTAGTGGGCACGGTAAAGAATTTGGTCAGGGCTGGTGCTTTTATATCTCTTCCTGAGGGAGAGGAAGGGTTCCTGCCTACGTCGGAGGAAGCTGATGATGGATTTGCAAACGCTTTGGGGGAGACCTCCCTGGAGGTTGGCCAGGAAGTAAATGTCCGCGTCCTGCGTACTACAAGAGGACAAGTAACCTTGAcaatgaagaaagaagaagatgctCTAAAGTCGGACTCCCAGATCAGTCAAGGAGTAGTCCACACTGCAACAAACCCATTTGTTCTGGCTTTTCGCGAAAACAAGGATATTGCTTCGTTtttggatgagagagagaaaatagagaaagCAGCTAAAACAATTGCAACACAAAAGAGTTCAGAAGAATTAGAAGGGAAGGTTAATGAAAGTGAGTCCAACATTAGTGAAGTGCTGGACGAACAAGCAAGCAGTGACAAGGGAACTCTTGGAATCCCTTCTGCAGTGAATGAAACAGTTGAAAATGATGGTGCTGATGTTGGAACCAATGATAATGCCTTGAGCATTTCTGTGAACAACAAAGAGGACCAGGAAAGCccagtttctggttcaattGAAACGCTAGAAACTACAGTCCAAACcatagaaaaagaagaggtgAATTCTGATATATTGGCTCCTGAAGGAAGTATATCTACCACTGGTTCTATAATAAAGGAGCCTCCTTCAACAGATGGAGTGGAAAATGATGCAAATGCGGATCCGTCTAGTGAAATAGCTAATCACACATTGCCTTCAGAAAGTCCAACAGTCGAAGAGGTCGTAGAGGGTCAAGTTGATGATACCATAGTAAAAGATGAACTGCAAATACAACCACCTGCTTCAGAAAGCGAAATTCCTTCTACTTCAATaactaaagaaacaaaag AAAGTCAGGCCACCAAAGCTGTAGATGACGTACCTGAAAACATTAGGGAGGAAGTGCAGATACAAACACCCGCTGCTGAGAGTGAATTGCCTTCTATCTCACAAGTGGAAGATGACAAAGTGGGAAGTACCCCTGAGAGGAATGGTGGTGTTTCTAATTCAAATGGAGAAACTGACAATCCTTCCCCGAAGGAAAGTGTGACTAAAG AAACTATATCACCAGCTCTTGTAAAGCAGCTGCGTGAAGAAACAGGAGCCGGAATGATGGATTGCAAAAACGCTTTGTCAGAGACTGGTGGGGATATTGTTAAAGCTCAGGAGTTCCTTAGAAAGAAAGGCTTAGCAAGTGCAGACAAGAAAGCCAGCAGAGCAACTGCTGAAGGAAGAATAGGTTCATACATTCATGATAGCAGGATTGGTATCTTGCTAGAGGTAAACTGTGAGACAGATTTTGTTTCCCGGGGTGACATTTTCAAGGAGCTGGTTGATGATCTAGCCATGCAAGTGGCTGCATGCCCGCAAGTACACTACCTTGCTACAGAAGATGTTCCTGAAGAGTTTGTCAACaaggaaagagaaattgagatgCAGAAAGAAGATCTTTTGTCAAAGCCAGAGCAGATTAGATCAAAGATTGTTGATGGGAGGATCAGGAAGAGGCTTGAGGAGCTGGCATTGCTTGAGCAGCCCTACATTAAGAATGATAAGGTGGTGGTGAAAGACTTGGTGAAGCAAACCATTGCAACTATTGGAGAAAACATAAAAGTGAAAAGGTTTGTGCGCTACAATCTTGGAGAAGgcttggagaagaagagtCAGGATTTTGCTGCAGAGGTGGCTGCCCAAACTGCAGCAAAACCAGCACCCACAGGAGGAAAAGAGCAGCCTGCTGCAGTGGAAGCCAAGGAAACTGTTGAGAA GGCACCTACTGTAGCTGTCTCTGCCGCTTTGGTTAAACAACTACGTGAAGAAACTGGAGCGGGGATGATGGACTGCAAGAAAGCTCTCTCTGAAACTGGAGGCGACCTTGAGAAGGCACAAGAATACCTGAGGAAGAAGGGTCTCTCTTCTGCTGAAAAGAAATCCAGCAGGCTTGCTGCTGAATGCAGGATCGGGTCCTAC TATCATGACTCCCGCATTGGAGTTCTAGTTGAAGTGAACTGCGAGACTGACTTTGTTG GAAGTGAAAAATTCAAGGTGTTGGTTGATGATCTGGCAATGCAAGTTGTGGCCTGCCCGCAGGTGCAATTTGTGTCCATTGAAGATATTCCAGAGAGCATTGTAACCAAGGAAAAAGAGCTTGAGAGGCAGAGGGAGGACCTTCTGTCAAAGCCTGAGAACATTAGAGAGAGAATTGTGGAGGGGAGGATCTCAAAGAGGCTTGGGGAGCTTGCTCTTTTAGAGCAACCTTTCATCAAAGATGATAGTCTTCTGGTGAAGGACCTAGTGAAGCAGACTGTTGCTGCTCTTGGGGAGAATATTAAAGTTCGCAGGTTTGTTCGGTTCACTCTTGGGGAGACAGTTGAGGACGCAAAAGCAGAAGCAGCAGCCGAAGCTTGA